A window of Dorea formicigenerans contains these coding sequences:
- a CDS encoding biotin transporter BioY yields MTHDNTNTQTFRKTSTYAMVVTALMAAVTCILAPLSVPIGPVPISLTNFAIYLSLYLLDWKKGTLSYLIYLLLGLVGLPVFSGFTGGLAKLAGPTGGYIIGFIPMAIIAGIVIDKFTNRGIQILGMIVGTAICYAFGTAWFCFQSGYTVGAALAVCVIPFIPADLCKMVIAMIIGPMVRKRLGTVAQQ; encoded by the coding sequence ATGACACATGACAATACAAATACACAGACATTTCGAAAAACAAGTACTTACGCTATGGTCGTAACCGCACTTATGGCAGCTGTGACCTGCATTCTCGCACCATTATCTGTTCCAATTGGTCCGGTGCCAATTTCACTTACTAACTTTGCGATCTACCTGTCTCTCTATCTGTTAGACTGGAAAAAAGGAACTTTAAGTTACCTGATCTACCTGTTGCTCGGATTGGTAGGGCTTCCGGTATTCTCCGGATTCACAGGTGGACTGGCAAAACTGGCAGGTCCGACCGGCGGATACATCATCGGATTTATTCCAATGGCAATCATCGCAGGTATTGTCATCGACAAATTCACCAACCGTGGAATCCAGATCCTCGGAATGATCGTCGGAACTGCAATCTGCTACGCATTTGGAACAGCATGGTTCTGCTTCCAGTCCGGATATACAGTAGGCGCAGCACTTGCAGTCTGTGTCATTCCTTTCATTCCTGCGGATCTGTGCAAAATGGTCATTGCAATGATTATCGGACCGATGGTTCGCAAAAGACTTGGAACTGTAGCACAGCAATAA
- a CDS encoding type II toxin-antitoxin system Phd/YefM family antitoxin yields the protein MNIRPSAAIRQNYNEIADMCRKTAEPIFLTKNGEGDLVVMDIETYNRREKMLKLREELLAVEEDRIAGRNGCTLDEIDAYLDDVIAEV from the coding sequence ATGAATATTCGTCCATCAGCAGCAATCCGCCAGAACTACAACGAGATTGCAGATATGTGTCGTAAAACGGCAGAGCCGATATTCCTTACAAAGAACGGTGAAGGAGATTTGGTTGTTATGGATATTGAAACTTATAACCGTCGGGAAAAAATGCTGAAGCTAAGAGAAGAACTGCTTGCTGTCGAAGAAGACAGAATAGCAGGAAGAAACGGCTGCACTCTTGATGAGATCGACGCTTACCTTGATGACGTAATCGCAGAGGTATAA
- a CDS encoding type II toxin-antitoxin system RelE/ParE family toxin: MSDKKYKVIVSDRAKRMLGTHIRFMVQVNKDAAKTKKQELMEAMRSLERMPQRFPFFKEAYIPTNKYHKMFVAKWYLVLYQIQDDTVYVDYILDCRKDYSWLIR, encoded by the coding sequence ATGTCAGATAAAAAATATAAAGTCATTGTTTCCGACAGGGCAAAGCGTATGTTGGGAACACATATTCGTTTTATGGTACAGGTTAATAAAGATGCTGCCAAAACGAAGAAGCAAGAGCTTATGGAAGCAATGCGTTCTTTAGAACGTATGCCGCAGCGTTTTCCGTTTTTTAAAGAAGCGTATATACCGACGAATAAATATCATAAGATGTTTGTTGCAAAGTGGTATCTCGTTCTTTACCAAATCCAAGATGATACGGTTTACGTGGATTATATCCTTGACTGCCGTAAAGATTACAGTTGGCTTATCCGTTAA
- the bioB gene encoding biotin synthase BioB yields MISNQNTSTDPQLSREEAIEILNTPDENLDELIARAEKLRQKYKGNHVSIHILTNARSGNCSQDCAYCAQSCRSKADIDKYKWVADEKLYADNDFVNEHHLSRHCIGLSGMKFTDAEIEELAEKIRKMKEQGTHLCCSIGFLTEKQALMLKEAGLDRINHNLNSSRAYYHNICSTHTFEQRVANIKMLQGLGFEICSGGIIGMGESKEDVVDMLLELREIRPEALPINFLLPIPGTPLEHADMSALTTAYCMKVLCLARLLVPQSDIRCAAGREIYFKGEEKNLLRVVDSIFASGYLTAGGQGIKDTIQAIEDAGFTYEIESA; encoded by the coding sequence ATGATTTCAAATCAAAATACATCTACGGATCCGCAGCTTTCACGCGAAGAAGCAATTGAAATACTCAACACGCCGGATGAAAATCTGGATGAGCTGATTGCTCGGGCTGAAAAACTGCGTCAAAAATACAAAGGAAATCATGTAAGTATCCACATTCTTACTAATGCCAGAAGTGGAAACTGTTCTCAGGATTGCGCTTACTGTGCTCAGTCCTGCCGTTCAAAAGCTGACATTGATAAGTACAAATGGGTCGCAGATGAGAAATTATATGCAGACAATGACTTTGTCAACGAGCATCATTTGTCACGCCACTGTATCGGACTTAGTGGGATGAAATTTACCGATGCAGAGATTGAAGAATTGGCTGAAAAAATTCGAAAAATGAAAGAACAGGGAACACACCTGTGTTGTTCTATCGGTTTTCTGACAGAAAAGCAGGCATTGATGTTAAAGGAAGCCGGACTTGACCGCATCAACCATAACTTGAACAGCAGCCGTGCTTATTATCACAACATCTGTTCCACTCACACATTTGAACAACGCGTTGCTAATATAAAAATGCTTCAAGGGCTTGGTTTTGAAATCTGCAGCGGCGGCATTATTGGTATGGGCGAAAGCAAAGAAGACGTGGTAGATATGTTACTGGAGCTTCGCGAGATCCGACCGGAGGCACTTCCAATCAACTTCCTTCTTCCAATTCCGGGAACACCTTTAGAGCACGCCGATATGTCCGCTCTCACAACTGCTTACTGTATGAAAGTCCTCTGTCTTGCAAGACTTTTAGTTCCACAGTCCGATATCCGCTGTGCCGCAGGACGTGAGATTTATTTTAAAGGAGAAGAAAAAAATCTGCTCCGCGTCGTTGATTCCATATTTGCCTCAGGATATCTTACCGCTGGCGGACAGGGAATCAAAGATACAATCCAGGCAATTGAAGACGCCGGATTCACTTATGAGATTGAGTCCGCTTAA